A region of Hyphomicrobiales bacterium DNA encodes the following proteins:
- a CDS encoding substrate-binding domain-containing protein, which yields MTSKVLTVLAALVIGTALYAAAVRDRISIVGSSTVFPFTQAVAEKFANKTGEAAPVVESTGTAVGMKLFCGGIGPDHPDLTGASRPMKESEYRACVANGIDSITEVQIGFDGIAFAHARSGVEMVLAKKQLFQALAAEVEVDGKIVANPYRKWSDIDASLPDAPITVFGPPPTSGTRDAWVELVMEQGCEEFAAIKKLDKNRIWKAACARMRQDGHFIEAGENDNLIVQWLDADHNAFGIFGFSFLHENEDKLKGVAIGGIVPSIDTIADGSYPVSRPLFFYIKNAHRGVIPGLEEFVTEYVSEQSMGDDGYLSEGGLIPLSAEKREEVRAAVKRGENVSRFGS from the coding sequence GTGACATCCAAGGTCCTCACCGTTCTTGCTGCGTTGGTTATAGGTACCGCCCTGTATGCGGCGGCCGTCCGCGACCGCATATCGATCGTCGGTTCCTCGACGGTCTTCCCGTTCACGCAGGCCGTGGCCGAGAAGTTCGCCAACAAGACCGGTGAGGCCGCACCCGTCGTCGAGTCGACCGGCACCGCCGTCGGCATGAAGCTGTTCTGCGGCGGCATCGGCCCGGACCATCCGGACCTCACCGGCGCGTCGCGGCCGATGAAAGAGTCCGAGTACAGGGCTTGCGTGGCCAACGGCATTGACAGCATCACCGAGGTTCAAATCGGCTTCGACGGAATTGCCTTCGCGCACGCGCGCAGCGGCGTTGAAATGGTCCTCGCCAAGAAGCAGCTCTTCCAGGCTCTGGCCGCCGAAGTCGAGGTCGACGGCAAGATCGTCGCCAATCCTTACAGAAAGTGGAGCGACATCGACGCTTCGCTGCCCGATGCGCCGATCACCGTGTTTGGACCGCCGCCCACTTCCGGCACACGCGACGCCTGGGTCGAGCTCGTCATGGAGCAAGGCTGCGAGGAGTTTGCGGCCATCAAGAAGCTCGACAAGAACCGCATTTGGAAGGCGGCCTGCGCGCGCATGCGCCAGGATGGCCACTTCATCGAGGCCGGCGAGAACGACAATCTCATCGTCCAGTGGCTCGATGCCGACCATAACGCCTTCGGCATTTTCGGTTTTTCCTTCCTGCACGAGAATGAGGACAAGCTGAAGGGCGTTGCGATAGGAGGCATCGTGCCGAGCATCGACACGATCGCCGACGGCTCATACCCGGTATCGCGGCCCCTGTTCTTCTACATCAAGAACGCGCATCGCGGCGTCATCCCCGGCCTTGAGGAGTTCGTCACCGAGTATGTTTCCGAACAGTCGATGGGCGACGACGGCTATCTTTCCGAAGGCGGGCTCATTCCGCTCTCTGCGGAGAAGCGCGAGGAGGTTCGCGCCGCGGTGAAGAGGGGCGAGAACGTGTCGCGTTTCGGCAGCTAG
- the ccmA gene encoding heme ABC exporter ATP-binding protein CcmA: protein MRLIGEGLTCERGGRELFHGVGIRLASGEGLLIEGPNGSGKTTLIRAIAGLGRFAAGSLNLEGGEAEASLGEQAHYVGHADATKAQLTVAENLAFWTRFLGGGDISEGLAVFDLNDIADLPAQFLSAGQRRKLSLSRLKLVPRPIWLLDEPTASLDRMAQERLARLMDDHVATGGILLATTHMELGAKFAQRLSLGGTAP from the coding sequence ATGCGCCTGATCGGCGAGGGGCTCACCTGCGAGCGCGGCGGACGGGAGCTGTTTCATGGCGTCGGCATCCGGCTCGCCTCCGGCGAGGGGCTGCTGATCGAGGGTCCCAACGGCAGCGGCAAAACGACGCTGATCCGGGCGATCGCCGGCCTCGGCCGCTTCGCCGCCGGCAGCCTGAATCTCGAAGGCGGCGAAGCGGAGGCCTCGCTCGGCGAGCAGGCGCATTATGTCGGTCACGCCGACGCCACCAAGGCGCAGCTTACGGTTGCCGAGAATCTCGCCTTCTGGACGCGCTTTCTGGGCGGCGGCGACATCTCCGAGGGGCTAGCCGTTTTCGATCTGAACGATATCGCCGACCTTCCGGCGCAGTTTCTCTCCGCCGGCCAGCGGCGCAAGCTTTCCCTGTCGCGTCTCAAGCTGGTGCCGCGGCCGATCTGGCTCTTGGACGAGCCGACCGCCTCGCTCGACCGGATGGCGCAGGAACGCCTCGCGCGGCTGATGGACGATCACGTGGCCACAGGCGGGATCCTGCTCGCCACCACTCACATGGAGCTTGGCGCCAAATTCGCCCAGCGCCTTTCGCTGGGGGGAACGGCGCCATGA
- the ccmB gene encoding heme exporter protein CcmB yields MSFTALLKRDLRLAVRQGGGAGMAVGFFLIVVSMIPLGVGPDLNLLSRVAPGILWAALLLAALLTLDRIFQADYEDGSLDVMMMAPLPLELVAAAKSLAHWITTGVPLAVSAPLLGVVLNLEAKAIGPLALTMLVGTPAISFIGAIGAGLTLALRRGGLLTAVLVMPLYVPVLIFGVSAIKAAIAGPVPFATPFLILVALSLASVVLSPLAAAAALRAAVQ; encoded by the coding sequence ATGAGTTTCACCGCTCTTCTCAAGCGCGACCTGCGGCTTGCCGTGCGCCAGGGCGGCGGCGCCGGCATGGCGGTCGGCTTCTTCCTGATCGTCGTGTCGATGATCCCGCTCGGCGTCGGGCCCGACCTCAATCTCCTGTCGCGTGTGGCGCCGGGGATATTGTGGGCGGCGCTGCTGCTGGCGGCGCTGCTGACGCTCGACCGCATCTTCCAGGCCGACTATGAGGACGGCTCGCTCGACGTGATGATGATGGCGCCGCTGCCGCTGGAGCTGGTGGCGGCGGCCAAGAGCCTCGCCCACTGGATCACCACCGGCGTGCCGCTTGCCGTCTCGGCGCCGCTGCTCGGCGTCGTGCTGAATCTCGAGGCAAAGGCGATCGGTCCCCTGGCGCTGACCATGCTGGTCGGCACGCCGGCGATCAGCTTCATCGGCGCCATCGGCGCCGGGCTCACCCTGGCGTTGCGGCGCGGCGGGCTGCTCACCGCGGTGCTAGTCATGCCGCTCTATGTGCCGGTGCTGATCTTCGGGGTTTCCGCGATCAAGGCGGCAATTGCCGGGCCGGTGCCCTTCGCGACGCCGTTCCTGATCCTGGTGGCGCTGAGCCTGGCAAGCGTGGTGCTTTCGCCGCTGGCCGCCGCCGCGGCGCTGCGCGCAGCCGTGCAGTGA
- the serA gene encoding phosphoglycerate dehydrogenase, translated as MAPKVLISDKLSPAAVGIFRQRGIETDVKTGLSKEELAEIIGGYDGLAVRSASKVTEKVLAKADRLKVIGRAGIGVDNIDIAAASQKGIIVMNTPFGNSITTAEHAIALMLALARQIPAADASTQAGKWEKSKFIGVEITGKTLGIIGCGNIGSIVADRAQGLAMKVIAYDPFLSDERAKQIGVEKVELDALLSRADFVSLHTPLTDKTRNIIDAAALKKMKKGAFLINCARGGLADEAAVKVALEDGHIAGAAFDVFVEEPAHEDILFGVPGVICTPHLGASTREAQENVALQVAEQMSDYLLTGAVVNAVNTPSISAEEAPRLAPFCALAEQLGLFAGQLTETAIKAVRLEYDGFVAEMNTTLLTNAALAGLLRPLLHDVNTVSAPIMARERGMKVEEIRRAQSGAYETYIRLTVITDRQERSVAGTVFSDGRPRLIQVKGINMDAELKPHMIYITNDDKPGIIGALGTTLGNAGVNIATFNLGRDRAGGNAISLVEIDEPLDPETLKKVSALPHIRQVKPLRF; from the coding sequence ATGGCTCCCAAGGTATTGATCTCCGACAAGCTCAGCCCCGCGGCGGTCGGCATCTTCAGGCAGCGCGGTATCGAGACCGATGTGAAGACCGGGCTCTCCAAGGAGGAGCTCGCCGAGATCATCGGCGGTTATGACGGGCTTGCCGTGCGCTCGGCGAGCAAGGTGACGGAAAAGGTGCTGGCCAAGGCCGATCGGCTGAAGGTCATCGGCCGCGCCGGCATCGGCGTCGACAATATCGACATCGCGGCCGCCTCCCAGAAGGGCATCATCGTGATGAACACGCCGTTCGGCAATTCGATCACGACGGCCGAGCACGCCATCGCGCTGATGCTGGCGCTGGCCCGCCAGATCCCCGCCGCCGACGCCTCGACCCAGGCCGGCAAATGGGAAAAGTCGAAATTCATCGGCGTCGAGATCACCGGCAAGACGCTCGGCATCATCGGCTGCGGCAATATCGGCTCGATCGTCGCCGACCGCGCCCAGGGCCTGGCCATGAAGGTGATCGCCTACGACCCGTTCCTGTCGGACGAGCGGGCCAAGCAGATCGGGGTCGAAAAGGTCGAGCTCGACGCGCTCTTGAGCCGTGCCGACTTCGTCTCTCTGCACACGCCGCTGACCGACAAGACCCGCAACATCATCGACGCGGCGGCCCTCAAGAAGATGAAAAAGGGCGCCTTCCTGATCAATTGCGCGCGCGGCGGTCTCGCCGACGAGGCCGCCGTCAAGGTGGCACTCGAGGACGGCCATATCGCCGGGGCCGCCTTCGACGTGTTCGTCGAGGAGCCGGCGCACGAGGACATCCTGTTCGGCGTGCCCGGCGTCATCTGCACGCCGCATCTCGGCGCCTCGACCCGCGAGGCGCAGGAGAACGTCGCCCTGCAGGTCGCCGAGCAGATGTCCGACTATCTGCTCACCGGCGCGGTGGTCAACGCCGTCAACACGCCGTCGATCTCGGCCGAGGAGGCGCCGCGGCTTGCCCCCTTCTGCGCCCTTGCCGAGCAGCTTGGCCTGTTCGCGGGCCAACTGACCGAGACCGCGATCAAGGCCGTCCGGCTCGAATATGACGGCTTCGTGGCCGAGATGAACACGACCTTGCTGACCAACGCGGCGCTGGCCGGCCTGCTGCGGCCGCTCCTGCACGACGTCAACACGGTGAGCGCGCCGATCATGGCCCGCGAGCGCGGCATGAAGGTCGAGGAAATCCGCCGCGCCCAGTCCGGCGCCTACGAGACCTATATCCGGCTGACCGTCATCACCGACCGCCAGGAGCGCTCGGTGGCCGGCACCGTCTTCTCCGACGGAAGGCCGCGGCTGATCCAGGTCAAGGGCATCAATATGGACGCCGAGCTCAAGCCGCACATGATCTACATCACCAACGACGACAAGCCGGGCATCATCGGCGCGCTGGGGACCACTCTGGGCAATGCCGGCGTCAACATCGCCACCTTCAATCTCGGCCGCGACAGGGCCGGCGGCAACGCGATTTCGCTCGTGGAGATCGACGAGCCGCTCGACCCCGAAACGCTGAAGAAAGTCAGCGCCTTGCCGCATATCCGCCAGGTCAAACCGCTGCGGTTTTAG
- a CDS encoding adenylosuccinate synthase — translation MANVVAVGSQWGDEGKGKIVDWLSERADIVVRFQGGHNAGHTLVINKTTYKLSLLPAGVVRPGKLAVIGNGVVLDPHALVDEIGRLEALGVSVSRDNLRIAENVPLILSLHRDLDAFRESLTSGTRIGTTKRGIGPAYEDKVGRRAIRLMDLANLPTLKGKIERLLTHHNALRRGLGQDEIGADALYKELASVAPKVLPYMDKVWALLDGERRAGKRILFEGAQGALLDIDHGTYPFVTSSNTVAGQAAIGSGVGPRAIDYVLGITKAYTTRVGEGPFPTEQANEIGRRLGERGREFGTVTGRSRRCGWFDAVLVRQTVRTSGIDGIALTKLDILDGFEEVKVGVGYKLDGGEIDYLPASQGAQARVEPIFETLEGWGESTAGARSWADLPAQAVKYIRRLEELIAAPVALLSTSPEREDTILVHDPFED, via the coding sequence ATGGCGAATGTGGTGGCCGTCGGCTCGCAATGGGGCGACGAGGGCAAGGGCAAGATCGTCGACTGGCTGTCCGAGCGCGCCGACATCGTGGTTCGCTTCCAGGGCGGTCACAATGCCGGCCACACCCTTGTCATCAATAAGACGACCTACAAGCTGAGCCTGCTGCCCGCCGGCGTGGTCCGGCCCGGCAAGCTCGCGGTGATCGGCAATGGCGTCGTTCTCGACCCGCACGCGCTGGTCGACGAGATCGGCCGGCTCGAAGCGCTCGGCGTCAGCGTCTCGCGCGACAATCTGCGCATCGCCGAGAACGTACCGCTGATCCTGTCGCTGCACCGCGACCTCGACGCCTTCCGCGAATCCTTGACCAGCGGCACCCGCATCGGCACCACCAAGCGGGGCATCGGCCCGGCCTACGAGGACAAGGTCGGGCGCCGCGCCATCCGGCTCATGGACCTCGCCAATCTGCCGACGCTGAAGGGCAAGATCGAGCGCCTGCTCACCCACCACAACGCGCTACGCCGCGGCCTCGGCCAGGACGAGATCGGCGCCGACGCGCTCTACAAGGAGCTCGCCTCCGTCGCGCCCAAGGTGCTGCCCTACATGGACAAGGTGTGGGCCTTGCTCGACGGCGAGCGGCGGGCGGGCAAGCGCATCCTGTTCGAGGGCGCCCAGGGGGCCCTGCTCGACATCGACCACGGCACCTACCCCTTCGTCACCTCGTCGAACACGGTCGCGGGCCAGGCGGCGATCGGCTCGGGCGTCGGTCCGCGCGCCATCGACTATGTGCTCGGCATCACCAAGGCCTATACGACACGGGTGGGCGAGGGGCCGTTCCCGACCGAGCAGGCGAACGAGATCGGCCGGCGGCTCGGCGAGCGCGGGCGCGAGTTCGGAACGGTCACCGGGCGCTCGCGGCGCTGCGGCTGGTTCGACGCGGTGCTGGTGCGCCAGACGGTGCGCACCAGCGGCATCGACGGCATCGCGCTCACCAAGCTCGACATTCTCGACGGCTTTGAGGAGGTCAAGGTCGGCGTCGGCTATAAGCTCGACGGCGGCGAGATCGACTATCTGCCGGCTTCCCAGGGCGCCCAGGCGCGCGTCGAGCCGATATTCGAGACGCTCGAGGGCTGGGGCGAGAGCACGGCGGGCGCTCGCAGCTGGGCCGATTTGCCGGCCCAGGCGGTCAAATATATCCGCCGTCTCGAGGAGCTGATCGCGGCGCCCGTGGCGCTGCTCTCCACCAGCCCCGAACGCGAGGACACGATCCTCGTCCACGACCCGTTCGAGGACTAG
- a CDS encoding DMT family transporter: MTDPVRRAFVWSYQQPTLLALITMLCWAGNFIAARGVRADVPPITLAMIRWVGAFVVLLPFAWPHLKRDLPTILRRWRIMLVLSVIGIACFNTFAYIGLQYTVAMNAVLLQSSMPVLIALVVFATYRETPTLFQVIGVAVSLTGVIYVVVRGDPAVLLTLDLNRGDLWLLAAMFSWAAYTAWLRESPQIHWLSFLVATFFIGCLVLSPFWAMELAAGRTVNPTWAAAAASLYMVLFPAVIAYTCYNRAVQLAGANWVAPFFHLIPVLGSILAILILGERIQFYHALGFVLVMSGIAIASRRKASGAPV, from the coding sequence ATGACCGACCCGGTCCGACGCGCCTTCGTCTGGTCCTACCAGCAGCCGACGCTGCTCGCGCTCATCACCATGCTGTGCTGGGCGGGAAACTTCATCGCCGCGCGCGGCGTGCGCGCCGACGTACCGCCGATCACGCTGGCCATGATCCGTTGGGTCGGCGCCTTCGTGGTCCTGCTGCCCTTCGCCTGGCCGCATCTGAAGCGCGATCTGCCGACGATCCTCAGGCGCTGGCGCATCATGCTGGTGCTCTCCGTCATCGGCATCGCCTGCTTCAATACATTCGCCTATATCGGCCTGCAATACACGGTGGCGATGAACGCGGTCCTGCTGCAATCGAGCATGCCGGTTCTGATCGCGCTGGTCGTATTTGCGACCTATCGCGAGACGCCGACCCTGTTCCAGGTCATCGGCGTGGCGGTTTCGCTGACCGGGGTCATCTATGTCGTCGTTCGCGGCGACCCGGCGGTGCTGCTGACGCTCGACCTCAACCGCGGCGACCTGTGGCTGCTGGCGGCCATGTTCAGCTGGGCGGCCTACACCGCCTGGCTGCGCGAAAGCCCGCAGATCCACTGGCTGAGCTTTCTCGTCGCCACCTTCTTCATTGGCTGCCTGGTGCTGTCGCCGTTCTGGGCGATGGAGCTTGCCGCCGGCCGCACCGTCAATCCGACCTGGGCGGCGGCGGCGGCAAGCCTCTACATGGTCCTGTTTCCCGCAGTCATCGCCTATACGTGCTACAACCGCGCCGTGCAGCTTGCCGGCGCCAACTGGGTCGCGCCGTTCTTCCATCTGATCCCCGTTTTGGGCTCGATCCTCGCCATCCTCATTCTCGGCGAGCGCATTCAATTCTATCACGCGCTCGGCTTCGTCCTGGTCATGAGCGGCATCGCCATTGCCAGCCGGCGGAAGGCTTCCGGCGCCCCTGTGTGA
- a CDS encoding DUF1223 domain-containing protein, translated as MALLVGIAASSAAGPAAAGGGFTTVIELFTSQGCSSCPPADALLGKLARRDDMVALSLPVDYWDYLGWKDTLASPANSARQRAYAHARHDRAVYTPQVVVNGVVHAAGNDPASVAEASADARDRLEDEWVPISVDSKGDMLRVHAADSNGEARYGSGTLWLVLYSEVEEVSIKRGENAGRTIRYYNVVREMSPIGMWHGKAMSVDLPKSDVRGRGYDGCAVLLQAGYAGPIIGAAVLPGW; from the coding sequence GTGGCGCTACTTGTGGGCATCGCCGCCTCTTCTGCCGCGGGGCCGGCTGCCGCGGGGGGCGGCTTCACCACCGTCATCGAGCTGTTCACCAGCCAGGGCTGCTCCTCCTGTCCGCCCGCCGACGCGCTGCTCGGCAAGCTCGCCAGGCGCGACGACATGGTGGCGCTGTCCCTGCCGGTCGACTATTGGGACTATCTCGGCTGGAAGGACACGCTCGCCAGCCCCGCAAACTCCGCCCGCCAGCGCGCCTACGCCCATGCCCGCCACGACCGCGCCGTGTATACGCCGCAGGTGGTGGTCAACGGCGTCGTCCATGCCGCCGGCAACGATCCGGCGAGTGTGGCCGAGGCGTCCGCCGACGCGCGCGACCGGCTCGAGGATGAATGGGTGCCGATTTCGGTCGACAGCAAGGGCGACATGCTGCGGGTGCACGCGGCGGATTCGAACGGCGAGGCGCGCTACGGGTCCGGGACGCTGTGGCTGGTGCTTTACTCCGAGGTCGAGGAAGTCAGCATCAAGCGCGGCGAGAATGCCGGCAGGACCATCCGCTACTACAATGTGGTGCGCGAGATGAGCCCGATCGGCATGTGGCACGGCAAGGCCATGAGCGTCGACTTGCCGAAGAGCGACGTGCGGGGCCGCGGCTATGACGGCTGCGCGGTGCTGCTGCAGGCGGGCTACGCCGGGCCGATCATCGGCGCCGCCGTACTGCCCGGCTGGTAG
- a CDS encoding phosphoserine transaminase, giving the protein MTQQRPAVRPVNPHFSSGPCAKRPDWSLENLKQALVGRSHRSKEGKARLKRAIDLTRDILRVPTDYRIGIVPASDTGAVEMALWSLLGARGVDLLAWESFGSGWVTDVTKQLKLPDVRTLTADYGDLPDLGAVDFDRDVVFCWNGTTSGVRVPDGDWIAADRAGLTICDATSAAFAQRLDWDRLDVITFSWQKVMGGEAAHGMLVLSPRAVERLETYAPAWPLPKIFRLTKGGKLIEGIFVGETINTPSMLCVEDYLDALNWAQEIGGLDALIARADANLKAVSAWVAKTPWVDFLAREPQTRSNSSVCLTIVDPGIAGLPAGEQAAFAKSLVRLVEQEGVAYDIGAYRDAPPGLRIWCASTVETGDIEALTPWLDWAFAEAGASVPAA; this is encoded by the coding sequence ATGACGCAACAACGCCCGGCGGTGCGGCCGGTCAATCCGCACTTCTCCTCCGGTCCGTGCGCCAAGAGGCCGGACTGGTCCCTCGAAAACCTCAAACAAGCCCTGGTCGGCCGCTCGCATCGCTCCAAGGAAGGCAAGGCGCGGCTCAAGCGCGCCATCGACCTGACCCGCGACATCTTGCGCGTGCCGACTGACTACCGCATCGGCATCGTGCCGGCGTCGGACACCGGTGCGGTGGAGATGGCGCTGTGGTCGCTGTTGGGCGCGCGCGGCGTCGACCTGCTGGCCTGGGAGAGTTTCGGCTCCGGCTGGGTCACCGACGTGACCAAGCAATTGAAGCTTCCCGACGTGCGCACGCTCACCGCCGATTACGGCGACTTGCCCGATCTTGGCGCGGTCGATTTCGACCGCGACGTGGTCTTCTGCTGGAACGGCACCACGTCGGGCGTGCGGGTTCCCGACGGTGACTGGATCGCCGCCGACCGCGCCGGCCTCACCATCTGCGATGCAACCTCGGCCGCCTTCGCCCAGAGGCTTGACTGGGACAGGCTCGACGTTATCACCTTCTCCTGGCAGAAGGTGATGGGCGGCGAGGCGGCGCACGGCATGCTTGTACTTTCGCCGCGCGCGGTCGAGCGGCTCGAGACCTACGCGCCGGCTTGGCCGCTGCCGAAGATTTTCCGCCTGACCAAGGGTGGCAAGCTCATCGAGGGCATCTTCGTCGGCGAAACGATCAACACGCCGTCGATGCTGTGCGTCGAGGACTATCTCGACGCGCTTAACTGGGCGCAGGAGATCGGCGGCCTCGACGCGCTTATCGCCCGCGCCGACGCCAACCTCAAGGCGGTGAGCGCGTGGGTCGCCAAAACCCCCTGGGTCGATTTTCTCGCCCGCGAGCCGCAAACCCGCTCCAACTCGTCGGTATGCCTAACCATTGTCGATCCCGGCATCGCCGGCCTGCCGGCCGGGGAACAGGCGGCGTTCGCCAAATCCCTGGTGCGGCTCGTCGAGCAGGAAGGCGTCGCCTACGACATCGGCGCCTATCGCGACGCGCCGCCGGGACTGCGCATCTGGTGCGCGAGCACGGTAGAGACCGGCGACATCGAGGCGCTCACGCCATGGCTCGACTGGGCCTTTGCCGAGGCCGGCGCCTCGGTCCCGGCCGCCTGA
- the acnA gene encoding aconitate hydratase AcnA yields MTTPSTSLDTFKARKKLKVGDKVYEYFDLKAAEKNGLAGISKLPFSLKVLLENLLRHEDGRTVKADDIRAMAKWLKGRKSDREIAFRPARVLMQDLTGVPAVVDLAAMRDAMTALGGNAKRINPLVPVDLVVDHSVMVDAFGRPSAFQSNVKLEYARNGERYNFLKWGQEAFDNFRVVPPGTGICHQVNLEYLSQTVWTRREKRAGRKGKTRVDVAYPDTLVGTDSHTTMVNGLAVLGWGVGGIEAEAAMLGQPISMLIPEVIGVKMTGKLKNGVTATDLVLTVTQMLRAKGVVGKFVEYYGPGLDHLSLADQATIANMSPEYGATCGFFPIDAETIAYLKATGRKPGRVALVEKYAKAQGLFRAKTTPDPVFTETVELDLGSVEPSLAGPKRPQDRVRLEDASTAFREALAKEYGKGAEAEKRFPVAGKNYDLGHGDVVIAAITSCTNTSNPSVMLGAGLIARNANAKGLKVKPWVKTSLAPGSQVVTEYLHKADLQKELDKLGFNLVGYGCTTCIGNSGPLPEEISKAIAKHDLAVCSVLSGNRNFEGRVSQDVRANYLASPPLVVAYALAGSLNVDLARDPLGTDRKGRPVYLKDIWPSAREVADTVRRSVRRSMFKKRYGDVFKGDASWRKIKVAAGLNYDWDDASTYVRNPPYFDGMTHAPEPVSDIVGARILGLFLDSITTDHISPAGAFPAASPAGKYLVARGVEPRDFNSYGTRRGNHEVMMRGTFANIRIKNQMVPGIEGGVTVHYPSGERMPIYDAAVRYQKEAVPLVVFAGKEDGSGSSRDWAAKGPRLLGVRAVVTQSFERIHRSNLIGMGILPLTFEEGTSWQSLGLKGDETVTIKGLSGEITPRQKMKAEITYADGSKKSVPLLCRIDTLDEIDYFKNGGILHYVLRNMAEAA; encoded by the coding sequence GTGACAACTCCCTCGACCTCGCTTGACACATTCAAGGCCCGCAAGAAGCTGAAGGTGGGCGACAAGGTTTACGAATATTTCGACCTGAAGGCCGCGGAAAAGAACGGCCTTGCCGGCATCTCGAAACTGCCCTTCTCGCTCAAGGTGTTGCTCGAGAACCTGCTGCGCCACGAGGATGGACGCACGGTCAAAGCCGATGATATCCGCGCCATGGCCAAATGGCTGAAGGGCCGCAAGAGCGACCGCGAGATCGCCTTCCGTCCGGCGCGGGTGCTGATGCAGGACCTCACCGGCGTGCCGGCGGTGGTCGATCTTGCCGCGATGCGCGACGCGATGACGGCGCTCGGCGGCAACGCCAAGAGGATCAATCCGCTGGTCCCGGTCGACCTCGTCGTCGACCACTCCGTCATGGTCGACGCCTTCGGCAGGCCCAGCGCGTTTCAGAGCAATGTGAAGCTCGAATATGCGCGCAATGGCGAGCGTTACAATTTCCTCAAATGGGGCCAGGAGGCGTTCGACAATTTCCGCGTCGTGCCGCCGGGAACCGGCATCTGCCACCAGGTCAATCTGGAGTATCTGTCGCAGACCGTGTGGACCCGGCGCGAGAAGCGGGCCGGCCGCAAGGGCAAGACCAGAGTCGATGTCGCCTATCCGGACACGCTGGTCGGCACCGACAGCCACACCACCATGGTCAACGGCCTTGCCGTGCTCGGTTGGGGCGTCGGCGGCATCGAGGCGGAGGCGGCGATGCTCGGCCAGCCGATCTCGATGCTGATCCCCGAGGTCATCGGCGTCAAGATGACCGGAAAGCTGAAGAACGGCGTCACCGCGACGGACCTGGTCTTGACCGTGACCCAGATGCTGCGTGCCAAGGGCGTGGTCGGCAAGTTCGTCGAATATTACGGGCCCGGCCTCGACCATCTGTCGCTGGCCGACCAGGCGACCATCGCCAACATGTCGCCGGAATATGGCGCCACCTGCGGTTTCTTCCCCATCGACGCGGAGACCATCGCCTATCTGAAGGCGACCGGCCGCAAGCCGGGGCGCGTGGCGCTGGTCGAGAAATACGCCAAGGCCCAAGGCCTGTTCCGGGCCAAGACGACGCCCGATCCGGTGTTCACCGAAACAGTGGAGCTCGATCTCGGCAGCGTCGAGCCGAGCCTCGCCGGGCCGAAGCGGCCGCAGGACCGGGTGCGGCTCGAGGATGCAAGCACTGCCTTCCGCGAGGCGCTCGCCAAGGAATACGGCAAGGGGGCGGAGGCCGAAAAGCGCTTTCCGGTCGCCGGCAAGAACTACGATCTCGGCCATGGCGACGTGGTCATCGCGGCGATTACCTCGTGCACCAACACCTCCAATCCGAGCGTCATGCTCGGCGCCGGCCTCATCGCCCGCAACGCCAACGCCAAGGGGCTGAAGGTCAAGCCGTGGGTCAAGACCTCGCTCGCGCCGGGCAGCCAAGTGGTCACCGAATATCTCCACAAGGCCGATCTGCAGAAGGAGCTCGACAAGCTCGGCTTCAACCTCGTCGGCTATGGCTGCACCACCTGCATCGGTAATTCCGGGCCGTTGCCGGAGGAGATCTCCAAGGCCATCGCCAAGCACGATCTGGCGGTCTGCTCCGTGCTTTCGGGCAACCGCAATTTCGAGGGCCGGGTGAGCCAGGACGTGCGCGCCAACTATCTCGCCTCGCCGCCGCTGGTCGTCGCCTATGCGCTCGCCGGCAGCCTCAATGTCGACCTCGCGCGCGATCCGCTGGGCACCGACAGGAAGGGGCGGCCCGTCTATCTGAAGGACATCTGGCCGTCGGCGCGGGAAGTCGCCGACACGGTGCGCAGATCGGTGCGCCGCTCGATGTTCAAGAAGCGCTATGGGGACGTGTTCAAGGGCGACGCGAGCTGGCGCAAGATCAAGGTTGCGGCAGGCCTCAACTATGATTGGGACGACGCCTCGACCTATGTCCGCAACCCGCCCTATTTCGACGGCATGACGCATGCGCCGGAACCGGTCTCCGACATTGTCGGCGCCCGCATTCTCGGCCTGTTCCTGGATTCGATCACCACCGACCACATCTCGCCCGCCGGCGCTTTCCCCGCCGCCAGCCCGGCCGGCAAATATCTCGTCGCCCGAGGCGTCGAACCGAGGGACTTCAACTCCTACGGCACGAGGCGCGGCAACCACGAGGTGATGATGCGCGGCACCTTCGCCAATATCCGCATCAAGAACCAGATGGTTCCGGGCATCGAGGGCGGCGTGACGGTGCATTACCCCTCGGGCGAGCGGATGCCGATCTACGACGCGGCGGTGCGCTATCAGAAGGAGGCCGTGCCGCTCGTCGTCTTCGCCGGCAAGGAAGATGGCAGCGGCTCAAGCCGCGACTGGGCCGCCAAGGGGCCGCGGCTTCTCGGCGTGCGCGCCGTCGTCACCCAGTCCTTCGAGCGCATCCACCGTTCCAACCTGATCGGCATGGGCATTCTGCCGCTGACCTTCGAGGAGGGAACCTCCTGGCAGTCACTGGGGCTGAAGGGCGACGAGACGGTGACGATCAAGGGCCTTTCGGGTGAGATCACGCCGCGCCAGAAGATGAAGGCGGAGATCACCTATGCCGACGGCAGCAAGAAGTCGGTGCCGCTTCTCTGCCGCATCGATACGCTCGACGAGATCGACTATTTCAAGAATGGCGGTATCCTGCATTACGTGCTGCGCAACATGGCGGAAGCCGCCTGA